GATCTTTTTTGTCCTTATCTTCATTTATAATGACATTTCGTAAAGTGTTTTTCCTAGCAGGAGCAGATGGAGTTTTGATAAAGAACCTTtacgtaagaaaaaaaagaaggaaaaaaaacaatgcacgtttcagaaaaattattaaatattgcaattgcaaagcttattgcaaaatttttctaatgaaatatattgcagaaattttctaatagaaataatttattagcaaGAAAACTACAATGTTTTATACACAAATTCCCTTTTTATTCGCATATAGTGACttaaaaaacttgataaaagttattcattCTCGGAAAAAACCGTTATGAGTCAAATAggctatctatatatatatttctcttacacggcgataaaaaaagcctcattacaactccccgaatggcaacgctagaaaatcgaccaatgattgcacctaaaaatgtcacatgccaaatctagctgaggtggctcaacatatagcgcttttaaaaacggaaactgaaataacctgaGAGAGCATCAGCTGTGGTAATCTCATACtgttaagctaggcagaagtgagtagtctttgtcgatagatctctattttagtattttgtcgaaagcgctttttttcacgaatttatatattacgaatttgtTTGACGATTTTTcgtttatatcacgaatttattaccacgtttatataaacttgccttcgtgtatgtctgtccgggtggaattttgtaatcgattttaaactaacttcccgactagctacaaacttcaaatttagcacacagttcagaattggatgataatgcatgaaaatgaagagaaaaaagacatgcaaagtaaaataaaattaaaatttaaaaaaaaaattattttcgagattgtcttttgttgtcgattccattatttcaaattattacgtgtcaggtgaaaagatttttgttgtcggagtatttttattggctgaaaaatcacgtggtaggatccagtttttcctcattcatttccagattgttttggttgtcatcagcataaaactaatgaaagtcgtaaaggtattgtttttctataaagatttttgtatccctaatttaaaataaaagttctattactttagtagtggtcttgtagtagtcttgactactcttgactaagaaaaataatctaaataaaaatatatatttttaaaaaccacgttttttgtagtgaagaataataattaaaaaataataattttttaaaaatataaaataaaaattaaaaaaatcatagtttaaaataaaaaaattcaaaataaaaaaattcaaaataaaaagtaatatttttaaaaaccacgttttagtagtggagaataataattaagaaaaaaattgaaaaacgaaaaacgtggggagcatgaaatacataacatacacatacatatacacattttcttactcatacacatgcacagctacatatacatccacatacatatgcatatacaaAAGCATATTCCatatccacattcagatacaattacaattactgatatacatacacatattctcaagagcacacatacacacactaatataacattactgttatgtatttcatgcgccccacgtttttcgtttttcaatttttttcttaattattattctccactactaaaacgtggtttttaaaaatatgacttttttttgttttattactgttattagttattcattgaaaaatgagtctcagtcgtgctgttacgctttaagattttatactatagcacatttctaataggtttaacgaattacatgtcatttatttgaattcaaatttatttttatgacttagtatttactaaaaagatgtaattttttttaaaaaaaaagttgttatatggatttgaatgattgttttgaattcttagaattttgtgcatttgcaatgtacctaagttaatagcgagcgaagcgatcttggtttgcgaagcaaaccatataagattgtgtagcaattttcgggggtttgCGAGCATTAGCGAGCAGGGGACGCAGCCCACTAGTAGAGGTAAATGCTCTATACTTTCATAAATAGCGGCATAATTTGACAATGTGTTCAGCAATGCGCACATGCTGTCCTTACTTCTGAGAAACGCAGGTACTCATCGATCTGTAGCTGGGCGGGCTTCAGGCCACCTTAAGAAATCGAACCCCAGTTCATCACAAAGACTGCTCAATTCCTTAACCTCTGAGCATTGAGCCACCGTAACCCAAAAATGCAAGTAGATCAcatttaaaaggaagaaaaacagATACTTGGAATAATTAAGGTAATGCTAAGCACCAggaaaagaacaattaaataattcagaGATTCCgcgagataaaaatatttttcagatgatTCCTAGTTCTGTCTAAGAAAAACTGTTCGTTTCGTTTTCTTTCGGTAAATTTTGGCTCTCAACCAGAGAATGCTACCTGCATACGAGAAATCACCTGTTTCAGAGAATGTTACCCATATGTCGTAACTCTTTGACAAAGTAAGATGTAGGAAATCTGGTGCATCGTCCTGTATAACATTAGTACTGTAAATGGGTCCGGGATAGCCTGGCAGGTAAGGAATTGGGCCCATGTCCTAAAGGTCATCAGTTCGATCCAGTGCCAAAGACACCCCATGcccaaaatggtgactggtgcaagcTAAATCTGTTGGGGTCACAAAGTCATCctagttcccataacaaattaaaacctCTGGGGTACTGGATCGGAAATTGATCGTGCTCtgattcaagtcaaaattacgatttacgGATCGATGATGTGTGAATGCGccctccctgtaaaacgggatGTGATGTATGTCTGTTGTCTCAGGATCTTTCTCAAGGAAGGATGTCTtctagaccgtcgccaatagcccattgtacagctctagtaCGATGTATATAAGAGTACCGTACAGTATAGTACTGGTAATGCACCAGAACAAATATCTTACTATTGTAGAACCGGAAACGTACTGAATCCTGTGTCACAATTGAACACATCTGATTCTGTCTTATGAAACTCTGATTCTGGAAAAACAAAGAACGTAATATGATATCggcttgtaaaaaaaaaaaaaaaaacttagtgtGACACTGAATCCGAAAAGATACCGAAAACTGCCTTTTTTAAACCGGTATATTTTTTACGCTGTTAAGAAACTCTGTCCAATTCGGAATTAAATTGTGTACTAAAAGCAGGATGTTTTCGGTTTGTTACAAAAAGAATTCAGTATGATATTCAATTCGAAATGATAGCAGAACCGCTATCACACCGAATATAGTTTTCCATTaacctttatatatttttcacagcTAAGAAGCTTTACCCAACTTGGAATTCAATTATAAACATCCAATTTAAGAacagataaaaatgtttattcacatataagtttattttgcttttataagaAGTGTAAcaaaattagcaatatttaaACATAGCACTTATACATTTTGTTGACTCTTATTAAGTCAGATTTTGTCAGCTCCATTTTATAGTCGGCATCTAAAAGAACCACTCCTTTTTGTATAGGTACCATAGTATCCTTACCATTTTTGGAAAATGCTGTGCTGTCATAAATCATGATTGAGTGGTAATCAAACTTGGTATACAAGATTGCCTCACTTAATGGTATTATTCGAAAGTTGTGTTTTCTATctgtagataaataaataaacaaaataagtaaataaaataaaataaaataaataatcaattattttcaaaccagATAAAACTTCTTAATCGAATTGTTGGCTTCGCCAATtctaagttattattaaattgattgtGAGAAATGTAACCCTTTGACGACTCTCTAAGATAAAACGATTGCTGACGACAATCTGCTGACGATTGGTGCAATATTGATTCTAGGAGGCGTATtaagacatttcaaaataaaacacaatccAAACATTATAACTACTTTATGCAATCCAAGACTGATCCAAACGTTTTGTATTTTCaacataaattgtttattgttacattttaaaatggttaCCCTCACTGAGGCCCAATTTTTGAGGGAATCAAGATTAAATTACACAGTCACAATAGTTCActcataagaaaatatattacttaaatgAGCTCCtgcaaaatcattattttatttttcttatttaaagttttcagaaattaatgatttatatttttaaacatttctgatcttttaaatacttttttttcaattaactagATATccttatttagaatttttaggttttttatttaataggtaCAAATACACAAATACAATAGCCTACTCCTTAGAAAATGATACTTAaggcagaaaaaaaacatatggtCTTAACATATTGGATAATAAACGGAAATGTTTTATCACTTTGTTCCAACCACTCCCTACGTAACAGAGAAATGGGGACACTTAGCATTTACTCGAGTGAATTTTGAAAACACCTCGTTATGAACATGATCATAAATTGCATAAAAGCTGCAGCTTGTAGAGAGAAACCGGTTGAAGATTTGAAATCCGAAATGCGAAAAAATCTGAGATTTGTTCAAAAATCTCAGAATtcagatgaaataaaatttatgtatctacaaaaattctactaaatttgaaaataggtCTTTTTGCGCTTATAAAGACGGAGCCCTCGATGAATTTTGCCCTGGGAcctgtaaaacttttttttcttaaccttaGATGTTATCTTCTTCCTCCGCTGCACTGCAGCTTGCGTGGGCCTATGATAGACTCTCATCAATGGGTTGGAGGTACACGCGGCCTTATCTGGTGAGAAAAAACTGTAATGACCAATAAGTAATTGCAGTTAAAAGAAGCAAAAGATAAAGATTGACATAGGAATATTATATATCAAAGCTTAACCCCGTCCCGCCCAAGGGGCATCAAGGGAATACTGCAGACTCAAAGTGCGCACACGTGATAACTCAGCAAGAGAAAAGAGGATTCACAAAGGTAGGATTGGTGAAGATCCATGGCAACACGTCGGAATTATGGGCATAAGAGGAAAAAGCAACTCCAGGGAAAGCACTGGGTGATGTAGGCTGGGCTCCGCTCGCACAGTGCTGCAACCTCACCAAGATCCAAAGATTCTCTCACCAGAAATTCGTAAAGAATTTagtgaaatcttaaaattaacaaaagtaattGCTTAGTAAACGGAATTTAGGAGTTTGAGTGATCAGACATAACAGGCGAGGCTTCAAACAAAGAACAAAAGGTAGCAATCATATTGTAATGGTGAAAAGAGCTACAGTTTGCACGAAGCCAATGaggaatattatatatatatatatatatatatatatatatatatatacatacagtggtggccaaaagtgtggacactttttgaaaatttcatgtttttcaactttgtgtgcttgtagaatatattaattttcacaaatacaaacttttatatatcaaattgaagttaattttaatgtagaatttaataataaatacagtattacaatatctgtattacaaaaaaagttatgcaattaatagtaagatctatcttagatttgcatttttNNNNNNNNNNNNNNNNNNNNNNNNNNNNNNNNNNNNNNNNNNNNNNNNNNNNNNNNNNNNNNNNNNNNNNNNNNNNNNNNNNNNNNNNNNNNNNNNNNNNNNNNNNNNNNNNNNNNNNNNNNNNNNNNNNNNNNNNNNNNNNNNNNNNNNNNNNNNNNNNNNNNNNNNNNNNNNNNNNNNNNNNNNNNNNNNNNNNNNNNNNNNNNNNNNNNNNNNNNNNNNNNNNNNNNNNNNNNNNNNNNNNNNNNNNNNNNNNNNNNNNNNNNNNNNNNNNNNNNNNNNNNNNNNNNNNNNNNNNNNNNNNNNNNNNNNNNNNNNNNNNNNNNNNNNNNNNNNNNNNNNNNNNNNNNNNNNNNNNNNNNNNNNNNNNNNNNNNNNNNNNNNNNNNNNNNNNNNNNNNNNNNNNNNNNNNNNNNNNNNNNNNNNNNNNNNNNNNNNNNNNNNNNNNNNNNNNNNNNNNNNNNNNNNNNNNNNNNNNNNNNNNNNNNNNNNNNNNNNNNNNNNNNNNNNNNNNNNNNNNNNNNNNNNNNNNNNNNNNNNNNNNNNNNNNNNNNNNNNNNNNNNNNNNNNNNNNNNNNNNNNNNNNNNNtatatatatatatatatatatatatatatatatatataatattcctCATTGGCTtcgtgcatatatatatatatatagagagagagagagataaaaaAAGATGTAAGGTGTTATTCAGAAAGGAGTCTTACTCTCATCCACATTCTCTAAGTGAATTGCAAGATATTTATCTCTGTCATATCTGCCGTGTTCATGAAAGAGTCCAATTGCATGCCCAAGTTCATGGAGAACCGCTCCAAGGCGATGGCATCCATCTGCAAGTGATACGGGTTGAGGTTGATAGTTGCTTGGCTGTCTTCCAACATAAGAGCTacatctaaatttaaaagagaaaaaaaatatgcaggcTCAACGTTTCGTTAAGAGTTTTTTAATCTCGACATAGCTCGAAATGTGGTGCTCACGGAAATGGACTTTAGCTGAAAAAGCTCATTTTCAGTTAACTCCAAACTCCCACaacgtaaatttaaaacaactgttataattttatagtaccCGTAAAAACTGCAgacttctaatatttttaaaaaaatgagaactaAATTACTAAATTGTACAAAGTGTATACAAAAAGAATACATTGCTTTATGACATTATTTAGTTTCcttagtttttttcattaaaaattagaaagaacaaaccctcatcaaaaaaatttgcaatttaatcaAACGATTTGTCTATTTCTGTAAACACGCGTTTCGAACTGGGtccagatttaaaatctcaccAACGaactatttaaatgaattagaaGCCTTACATCCTCCTGTTCGAACATCTCACCAACCTACTAGAGTTACTTGTcattaatcatattaaaaagcgctattttctgcaaaaacaaagaatattttttaatagaatttaaagtt
The nucleotide sequence above comes from Parasteatoda tepidariorum isolate YZ-2023 chromosome 6, CAS_Ptep_4.0, whole genome shotgun sequence. Encoded proteins:
- the LOC107448321 gene encoding astacin-like metalloprotease toxin 5 — protein: MASCTIQLFTMQAFYFLVILTTAFALPFPKEHNDGAVKTFRSAREEAMKNPDVFDGDMLGIDRMLEEDRNGRRAERYRWPNAVVPYVIHKDIDDEKRRNIFAAFAYYQKNTCLKFVPRTNEHDYIWIHNGTGCSSYVGRQPSNYQPQPVSLADGCHRLGAVLHELGHAIGLFHEHGRYDRDKYLAIHLENVDENRKHNFRIIPLSEAILYTKFDYHSIMIYDSTAFSKNGKDTMVPIQKGVVLLDADYKMELTKSDLIRVNKMYKCYV